The segment TCGTCCGGTTCCTCGAAGACGGCCAGTTCGATGCCGAGCTGACCGAAGTGATGAAGAGCCTCGCCGGAGAGATGGCGAACGCTGCCATCGACAGCGGCGGCAAGTCCAAGGGCAAGCTGACGCTGACCTTCGACTTCGCCCTCGAAGGGCGCGTGTTCAGCATCGCCGCGAAGCACAAGGTCGACCTGCCGGTCGCCAAGCGTCCGAAGTCGGTCATGTGGACCACCGAAGACATGCGCTTCACCCCCAGCAATCCCGCGCAGGGCCACCTGTTCGGCGTCCGCGAAGTCGGCGGAGCCGGCGGCTTCCGCGACGCCTGATCTTCTAGAGAGGAACCAACATGGATTACGCAACAACCTCGGGCGGCGAGTTCGTTCAGCATGTCCGCACCTTGGTAGAGGACTACGTCAAAGCCGACGTGTACCCGGTCAAGGATCCCGCCTCCGACGTCGAGGCGCTTGTCGTCCAGTCCGGCAACAGCGTGACGCCGCTCGATCCGAAGATCTTCGATCCGTACCGCGCTGCGCCGCGCTTCCGGCACGGCACCGCCGTGATGCTCTCGCTCGACAGCCTGATCGCCCACGTCAACCGGTTCAAGGATACCGATTCCGTCGTCTTCGCGAATGACGATCGGGTGAAGCCGTCGCTTACCGCCGTGCTCGACTATCACCGCGACGGCGCTGAGGCGGACCCGCGCTTCGGCAAGCACCGCTCCATCTTCGAGTTCCCGCTCTCCGACGAGTGGAAAGCTTGGGCCCAGGCGAACGACGAGAAGATGACGATGGCCGAGTTCGCGGCCTTCCTCGAGAACCGCATCATCGACGTGTTGTACCTGATCCCCGGCGAGGACACGCTCCCCGAGGATCTGCAGCGGCTGGTCGACACCTTGGGGGGGCCGGAAACTATCGCCACGCCGAACAAGCTGATGGAACTCGCCCGCGGCCTGCAGGTGAATGACGAGGCGATCGTGCAGGAAGCGGTGAACCTGTCGAGCGGGGAGGGCGTCGTGCGCTTCCAGGCGCGGCACACCGACGAGCATGGCGCGCCGCTCAAGGTGCCCTCGCTGTTCCTGATCGCCATCCCGGTGTTCCGCAATGGGCCGCTGTACCGGCTCGCCGCCCGGCTCCGCTACCGGGCTGCTCAGGGGCGCCTGACCTTCTGGTTCGAGCTGTGGCGCACCGACCGCACCTTCGACCACGCCTTCAGCGAGTCGCTCGAGCGCGTCCGCGTCGAGACTGCGCTGCCGGTGTTCGTCGGCAAGCCTGAAGCCTGAGCAACGATCGCGCCGCCGGGTTCGCCTGGCGGCGCAAGCCGACCACCCGCACGAGTATCGCAATAGATGATCGCAGAGCTTCCGTGGCCGCCCCGCATTCTCAGCCCCAACGGGCGCGGGCATCACATGGCCGTTCACAAGGCGAAGAAGAAGGCGAAGCGTGTTGGCGGCGAGGCAGTGATCCTTGCAGGGCGCCCGCGCTTCCCCAAGGACGCCCCGCTCGCGGTGACGCTCACCTTCCACCCGCCCATGCGCAACGCGCCCGACGAGGACAACGCGATCGCCGGCCTGAAGGCATACCTCGACGGTATCGCCGGCGCGCTTGGCGTCGACGACAAGCTGTTCCGCCTGCAGCGGCCGATCATGGCTGAGCCGGTGAAGGGCGGGCGGGTGCTCGTCTCGATCGAGATCGCCTGAAGCATGAGCGTGATCGCCACCGCCCTGAAGCATCTCATTGCAGCCGGCGTTTCCGGCGACGACCTCGTGCGTGCAGTCGCCGAGATGGAAGCTGTTGCGCTGGCCCAGATCGCTGCCGAACGCCCGGCGGAAGACACCCGCTCGGTTAACGCCCGCCGCCAGGCACGGTATCGGGAGCGGCTGGCCGAGCGTAACGCGGAGCGTAACGGAGCGTCACAAACCGTAACGCGTGACGCTCTCGTTACGCTTGACCCCTCCCCCAATAAAAGCCCCCCACACCCCCAAAAATTAACCCCCACCCCGCACACACACGAGGGGCCCGCGCCCGATGCGCCTGCGACGCCCCGAGCCTGGGCTTGCCCCGACGGCGTGGACCCCCAGCACTGGCAGGACTTTCGAGCCAACCGACGCAAGCGGCGGCTGACCGACACCGAAACCGCCTACCGCGGCCAGCTCAAGCTGCTCGCCCAGTTCGCGACGGCCGAGTGGCCACCCGGCCGGCTCGTCGAGAAGTCAGCCGAGAAGGGCTGGGGCACGATCGTCGATCCAACCGAATACGAGGACCAAAGCAATGGGCACCGACCAGCAAACCACCGCCAACACCGCGCTCGCTCCGGCAGCAACGGCCTGCTCGATGCCGTCATTGACGCCGAGCGTGCGGATCGTTTTGGCCCGCGCCACTGAGGCCGGTGCCGTGTTCAGCGCGGGCGACATTGCCCTGATCGAGCCGATCGCGAAGGCCGTGGCGCCGTGGAAGCCCGCCGAGGAGCGCACCATCCGGCAATCTATCGGTGCGCTCTCGGCTG is part of the Sphingomonas sp. genome and harbors:
- a CDS encoding DUF2303 family protein, which translates into the protein MDYATTSGGEFVQHVRTLVEDYVKADVYPVKDPASDVEALVVQSGNSVTPLDPKIFDPYRAAPRFRHGTAVMLSLDSLIAHVNRFKDTDSVVFANDDRVKPSLTAVLDYHRDGAEADPRFGKHRSIFEFPLSDEWKAWAQANDEKMTMAEFAAFLENRIIDVLYLIPGEDTLPEDLQRLVDTLGGPETIATPNKLMELARGLQVNDEAIVQEAVNLSSGEGVVRFQARHTDEHGAPLKVPSLFLIAIPVFRNGPLYRLAARLRYRAAQGRLTFWFELWRTDRTFDHAFSESLERVRVETALPVFVGKPEA